Proteins encoded within one genomic window of Saccharomyces mikatae IFO 1815 strain IFO1815 genome assembly, chromosome: 15:
- the IES4 gene encoding Ies4p (similar to Saccharomyces cerevisiae IES4 (YOR189W); ancestral locus Anc_6.98), which produces MSQESSVLSESQEQLGNDPKIEEADTASANPRDNSKPVLPWDFEDKAIEIKSFSGYKVNFTGWIRRDVSQERQKQVELTESHMKESDSKATGKKEPGDEDTEGKDFEEEKEDGSES; this is translated from the coding sequence ATGTCTCAAGAAAGTAGTGTTTTATCCGAATCACAGGAACAACTTGGCAATGACCCTAAAATAGAGGAGGCAGATACTGCCTCTGCCAATCCTAGAGATAATAGCAAACCTGTACTTCCGTGGGATTTTGAAGACAAGGCGATAGAGATCAAGAGCTTCAGTGGCTATAAAGTCAATTTTACTGGCTGGATAAGAAGAGATGTAAGTCAAGAACGTCAAAAGCAGGTTGAACTTACCGAATCCCACATGAAAGAATCTGATAGCAAAGCCACGgggaaaaaagaaccaGGGGATGAGGATACTGAAGgcaaagattttgaagaggAGAAGGAGGATGGATCAGAATCATGA
- the SPR1 gene encoding glucan 1,3-beta-glucosidase (similar to Saccharomyces cerevisiae EXG1 (YLR300W) and SPR1 (YOR190W); ancestral locus Anc_6.99) yields the protein MVSLRALAALTLFFTKLVNSNPVATKNRGSIQFLYKNKENTQYTTNSQTISDKIYGVNIGGWLVLEPYITPSLFEAFRTNPHNDDGIPVDEYHFCQKLGYENAKERLYNHWSTFYKEEDFAKIASQGFNLVRIPIGYWAFTTLSHDPYVTAEQEYFLDRAIDWARKYGLKVWIDLHGAAGSQNGFDNSGLRDSYKFLEDDNLSSTMKALTYILSKYSTDAYLDTVVGIELLNEPLGPVIDMERLKNFLLKPAYDYLRNKINSNQIIAIHDAFQPYHYWDDFLNDEEGAHGVIIDHHHYQVFSPVELTRKIDERIKIACQWGNDAISERHSSVAGEFSAALTDCTKWLNGVGIGARYDGSWAKGNDKSYHIGSCSNNENVALWSEERKQNTRKFIEAQLDAFEKTGGWIMWCYKTENSIEWDVEKLVQFNLFPQPISDRKYPNQCR from the coding sequence ATGGTTTCATTGAGAGCGCTAGCCGCATTAACACTATTTTTTACCAAATTGGTAAACAGTAATCCTGTTGCAACCAAGAATAGAGGTTCTATACAGTTTCTTTACAAGAACAAAGAGAATACACAGTATACTACCAATAGTCAAACCATTAGTGACAAGATTTACGGGGTCAATATAGGCGGATGGCTAGTACTAGAGCCATACATTACACCATCTTTATTTGAGGCTTTTCGCACGAATCCACACAATGATGACGGTATACCTGTTGATGAATACCATTTTTGCCAAAAACTAGGTTACGAAAATGCAAAGGAGCGTCTTTATAACCACTGGTCGACATTTTACAAGGAGGAAGACTTCGCAAAGATCGCTTCCCAAGGCTTCAATTTGGTTAGGATTCCAATTGGATATTGGGCTTTCACAACTTTGAGCCATGATCCCTATGTTACCGCTGAACAAGAATACTTTTTGGACCGAGCTATCGACTGGGCTAGAAAATATGGCTTGAAAGTATGGATCGATCTTCATGGAGCAGCCGGTTCACAAAACGGATTTGATAACTCAGGATTGAGAgattcatataaatttcTGGAGGATGATAATTTGAGTTCCACCATGAAAGCTTTGACATATATTTTAAGCAAATACTCAACTGATGCGTACTTGGATACAGTTGTTGGAATTGAACTACTCAATGAACCATTAGGTCCAGTCATCGATATGGAAAGGctgaagaattttttgttgaagCCTGCTTATGACTACTTaagaaataaaattaaTAGTAATCAAATTATTGCCATACATGACGCTTTTCAACCTTACCATTACTGGGATGACTTCTTGAATGATGAGGAGGGGGCGCATGGGGTCATCATCgaccatcatcattatcaagTATTCTCACCTGTGGAAttaacaagaaaaattgacgAACGTATAAAAATTGCCTGCCAATGGGGAAACGATGCTATAAGTGAGAGACATTCGTCTGTGGCAGGCGAATTCTCCGCGGCATTAACAGATTGCACAAAGTGGTTGAATGGGGTTGGTATTGGTGCGAGATATGATGGAAGTTGGGCCAAAGGTAATGATAAATCATATCACATTGGTTCGTGTTCAAATAATGAGAATGTTGCCTTGTGgtcagaagaaagaaaacaaaacacTAGAAAGTTTATAGAGGCCCAATTAGATGCTTTTGAGAAGACTGGAGGATGGATAATGTGGTGTTACAAGACAGAGAACAGCATTGAATGggatgttgaaaaattagtTCAGTTTAATCTCTTTCCACAACCTATTAGTGATAGAAAATATCCAAATCAATGTCGCTAA
- the ULS1 gene encoding translocase ULS1 (similar to Saccharomyces cerevisiae ULS1 (YOR191W); ancestral locus Anc_6.100): protein MMVAVPTIDLTLADSDNEDIFHSFSSSTSTDNVETKKENTKAGEVAAELAGCEGSAKQPLSHTYKTNPSRNESSNFPSTSETRTKEMIDKKDNEEYSKEVNRLNYLEEGMIKPFSENKKGQESNSNGEMIKSSHEDSHVCVSNKHEKTGRGKVMDQEELKKDKHNVIFSSYLSKSYGGSEDDFEPNTGQCGNVSFKEVNLDLNNKSLEKQFNNVETGENRLESGDKDQVKGYVAMNHNALSFELPADQKYIAESDCKESIPCVLDGRKMAALASKQESVVNVLENETDNARQEMTIRLPGLQSSVPLLEQDQSELFKHLSEQPIDIDHVDSKNKRKYNDSLEDNRVLKRLILPLKHLDDRINDIRVPAQKDGTIIILSDEEESDVSMHDSENNQKALELNTTDELNNNIPEVISLLDLPNIDLASPVIKEIDNNNLQILPETGTQTSNSPAINEATITEKTAQSPNQEEFSLDTLKKNHQKLLTELNFKETELRNALNSSRTNSEILKKKLTRREKGVSEAEKHWQLLSTSMTRGGRTISSTQQILINEAQNQLNRLKEKRQLTKAKLDSINMRMYNYNEQWKSFVHSRNIKLNKSLTTLERSIRDYQASTTVNQRNECLAEKEKLDQMLKEGTLSFSTYKRLTGEIQQKLNDLKLEDQSKIDSNRIVPLVQQPLAVRDLFVKSIDTAKNLLAKNTSRTEMTKNILYKHLDNLTSYKNFFESGKSLVDVNRRNNAHESAHILFTNGVKMPIVFETLQDYGIKFSNPAIVNPDRRAQYFKSIEVARDLISKSNRSEDTKRKITRFLNILEEFRKDIDTGFPPTPLKREGVGKAVVGLREQGLKMERLYDNLRRYKIPLTNEELLQQSYLFPANMDQPLPSNWNRLQNTENSGLISNNMSMQDEFHISNMHAAEDQEQIRALLENVKQSESVIDGEALTPEDMTVNLLKHQRLGLHWLLQVENSAKKGGLLADDMGLGKTIQAIALMLANRSDNPNCQTNLIIAPVSVLRVWKGELETKVKKHAKFSTFIFGGSGNGKVKHWKDLSRYDAVLVSYQTLANEFKKHWPKKLDGEQKQLPAVPHIQALNRLKTSNEYYSPFYCNESTFYRILLDEGQNIKNKNTRASKACCTINGMYRWILSGTPIQNNMDELYSLIRFLRIPPYHKEQRFKLDIGRFFQKNKQYEYDNEDRKNALKKVRVLLNAIMLRRSKADKIDGKPLLELPPKIVEVDESCLKGKELEFYTALESKNQALAKKLLNNSTRGSNSSILTLLLRLRQACCHSELVIMGEKKAEGTKVANGKSFENDWLRLYFKITHMDEETRAQVITSMDSMTCIWCMGQLEPEAMSVLTGCGHLICDTCIEPFIEDSSMLPQAKRTNNGALALPCKDCQNLTNEKEIVSHKLYDQVVNQEFTTEDLHAEYLSEMEKQKLQQKNVYVPNFETLEPSSKIEQCMDVIQMVFDESPTEKVIIFSQFTTFFEILEHFLKSRLKVPYLKYIGSMNAQRRSDVINEFYRDPEKRILLISMKAGNSGLTLTCANHVVIVDPFWNPYVEEQAQDRCYRISQTKKVKVHKLFIKNSVEDRISELQKRKKEMVDSAMDPGKIKEVNSLGRRELGFLFGLNAL from the coding sequence ATGATGGTAGCTGTGCCCACTATCGACCTTACACTTGCCGACTCAGATAATGAAGACATATTCCattccttttcatcttcaacGAGCACGGATAATGTagaaactaaaaaagaaaacactaAAGCAGGAGAGGTGGCTGCAGAGCTCGCTGGATGTGAGGGTAGTGCAAAGCAACCACTCTCCCATACGTACAAGACCAACCCATCCAGAAATGAGAGCTCCAATTTTCCATCAACGAGTGAGACAAGGACGAAAGAGAtgattgataaaaaagacaatgaaGAATACTCCAAGGAAGTAAATCGACTGAACTATTTGGAAGAAGGAATGATAAAACCATTCAGtgagaataaaaaagggCAAGAGAGTAATTCAAATGGGGAGATGATAAAGTCTTCTCATGAAGATAGTCACGTATGCGTGTCAAATAAACATGAAAAAACTGGTCGGGGTAAAGTAATGGACCAAGAGGAgttaaaaaaagacaagCATAatgtcattttttcttcatacCTTTCCAAAAGCTACGGTGGCAGCGAAGATGATTTCGAACCAAATACTGGTCAATGTGGTAACGTTAGTTTTAAAGAAGTGAATTTGGACCTCAACAATAAATCTTTGGAAAAGCAGTTTAATAATGTTGAAACAGGGGAGAATCGTTTGGAAAGCGGAGACAAGGATCAAGTAAAAGGATATGTAGCCATGAATCACAACGCTTTATCTTTTGAACTACCTGCAGATCAGAAATATATTGCCGAAAGTGATTGTAAAGAAAGCATACCGTGTGTTCTTGATGGGCGAAAAATGGCAGCGTTAGCATCTAAGCAAGAGTCCGTTGTAAATGTccttgaaaatgaaacgGATAATGCAAGGCAGGAAATGACAATTCGACTTCCAGGGCTCCAAAGTAGTGTGCCTTTACTCGAACAGGACCAAAGTGAACTATTCAAACACCTCAGTGAGCAACCTATCGATATTGATCACGTTGATagtaaaaacaaaagaaagtataATGATAGTTTGGAAGATAATAGAGTACTCAAGAGACTGATATTACCCTTGAAACACTTGGACGATAGGATTAATGATATACGTGTTCCTGCACAGAAAGATGGTACAATCATCATTCTCTCAGATGAGGAAGAATCGGATGTTAGTATGCATGATTCAGAGAATAACCAGAAAGCTCTTGAACTAAATACTACTGATGagttaaataataatattccAGAAGTGATATCTTTACTTGATCTTCCCAATATTGACTTGGCCAGTCCGGTAATAAAAGAGattgataacaataatcTACAGATATTACCAGAAACAGGCACACAAACCTCGAATTCACCAGCTATTAATGAGGCTACCATTACAGAGAAGACTGCCCAATCTCCAAACCAAGAGGAATTTTCACTAGACactttaaaaaagaatcatcAGAAATTACTTACGGAATTAAATTTTAAGGAAACAGAGCTACGTAATGCTCTCAATTCCTCTAGGACGAACTcagaaattttaaagaaaaaactgaCTAGGAGAGAAAAAGGTGTTTCTGAAGCTGAAAAACATTGGCAATTATTGTCAACGTCGATGACCAGAGGTGGAAGAACCATCAGTTCAACTCAGcagattttgataaatgAAGCTCAAAACCAATTAAACAGACTAAAGGAGAAAAGGCAGTTGACAAAGGCGAAACTAGATTCAATCAATATGAGAATGTACAACTATAATGAACAGTGGAAGTCCTTCGTGCattcaagaaatataaaGCTAAATAAATCTCTAACCACTCTTGAGCGATCGATCAGAGACTACCAAGCTTCTACGACTGTAAATCAAAGGAACGAATGTCTGGCCGAAAAGGAGAAACTCGACCAGATGTTAAAAGAAGGGACGCTAAGTTTCAGTACCTACAAGCGACTAACAGGCGAGATCCAACAGAAGttgaatgatttgaaattggaAGATCAAAGCAAAATCGACAGCAACCGCATTGTGCCATTGGTACAGCAACCTTTGGCAGTGAGAGACTTATTTGTGAAATCTATTGATACTGCGAAAAACCTTCTCGCTAAAAACACATCAAGGACAGAAATGAcgaaaaatattctttataaACACCTGGACAATTTGACTTCGTATAAGAATTTCTTCGAAAGTGGTAAATCCTTAGTAGATGtaaatagaagaaataatgcGCATGAATCGGCCCATATATTATTCACCAATGGTGTAAAAATGCCTATCGTTTTTGAAACATTGCAAGATTACGGTATAAAGTTTTCTAATCCGGCCATCGTCAATCCTGACAGAAGGGctcaatatttcaaaagcaTTGAAGTTGCTCGAGATCTTATTTCGAAATCCAATAGATCAGAGGATACCAAACGAAAAATTACTCGATTCCTAAATATCCTGGAGGAATTTCGGAAGGATATTGACACTGGATTTCCGCCAACTCCTCTAAAGAGAGAAGGTGTTGGAAAAGCTGTTGTTGGCTTGAGAGAACAAGGACTTAAGATGGAAAGATTGTATGACAATTTGAGAAGATATAAAATTCCTCTAACAAATGAAGAGCTACTACAACAGAGCTACTTATTTCCAGCAAACATGGATCAACCACTTCCTTCTAACTGGAATCGTTTGCAAAACACAGAAAATTCAGGTCTTATAAGCAACAATATGTCGATGCAAGATGAATTTCACATTTCGAATATGCATGCCGCCGAAGATCAAGAACAGATCAGAGCGCTCTTGGAGAATGTCAAACAATCAGAATCAGTTATCGATGGCGAAGCACTTACTCCAGAGGACATGACCGTAAACTTACTAAAACATCAGAGACTTGGGCTACACTGGTTGTTACAAGTAGAAAACTCTGCAAAAAAAGGTGGTCTACTTGCTGATGATATGGGTCTAGGTAAAACTATTCAGGCCATTGCATTAATGTTGGCTAATCGATCAGATAATCCTAACTGTCAAACTAACCTGATAATCGCACCAGTTTCTGTTCTAAGAGTTTGGAAAGGTGAACTAGAAACGAAAGTGAAAAAGCACGCGAAATTTAGTACATTTATATTTGGGGGATCCGGTAACGGAAAAGTCAAACACTGGAAGGATTTATCAAGATATGATGCCGTCTTGGTATCTTATCAGACCTTAGCAAACGAATTTAAAAAACATTGGCCAAAAAAACTGGATGGTgaacaaaaacaactaCCTGCCGTTCCTCATATTCAAGCTTTAAATAGGTTGAAAACTTCCAATGAGTACTACTCTCCGTTTTACTGTAATGAGTCGACTTTCTACAGGATTTTATTAGATGAAGgtcaaaatataaagaacaaaaatacAAGGGCCTCTAAGGCATGTTGTACAATAAACGGTATGTATAGATGGATTCTATCCGGTACACCaattcaaaataatatggATGAGCTTTATTCCTTGATAAGATTTTTAAGGATTCCACCTTACCACAAGGAGCAACGGTTTAAATTAGATATTGGaagattctttcaaaagaacaaacaATATGAATATGACAATGAGGACAGAAAAAATGCATTAAAAAAGGTAAGGGTTTTGTTAAACGCAATTATGCTTCGTCGGTCTAAGGCTGATAAAATCGATGGCAAACCTTTACTGGAGCTTCCGCCTAAAATTGTGGAGGTAGACGAGTCATGTCTCAAGGGGAAGGAGTTAGAATTTTATACAGCTTTAgaatcaaaaaatcaagcaCTGGCTAAAAAACTGCTGAATAATTCTACGAGGGGCAGTAATTCTAGCATTCTGACGTTGCTACTTCGTTTAAGGCAAGCTTGTTGTCATTCAGAATTAGTTATCATgggtgaaaaaaaagcagaGGGTACAAAGGTAGCAAACGGGAAAAGCTTTGAAAATGACTGGCTCAGGCTTTACTTCAAAATTACTCATATGGATGAGGAAACGCGGGCTCAAGTAATTACTTCAATGGATTCCATGACCTGTATCTGGTGCATGGGACAATTAGAACCAGAAGCAATGTCTGTTTTGACAGGATGTGGTCATTTAATTTGCGACACCTGTATTGAGCCCTTTATTGAAGACTCTTCCATGCTACCACAAGCCAAAAGAACCAACAATGGGGCTTTGGCGCTACCGTGTAAAGATTGCCAGAATTTAACGaatgagaaagaaattgtttcACACAAATTGTATGATCAGGTGGTAAACCAGGAGTTTACCACGGAAGATTTACACGCAGAATATTTAAGTGAAATGGAGAAGCAAAAATTGCAGCAAAAGAACGTTTATGTGCCCAATTTTGAGACTTTAGAGCCGTCGTCGAAAATAGAACAATGCATGGATGTTATACAAATGGTTTTTGATGAATCACCAACTGAGAAagtcattattttttctcaattCACTACATTCTTTGAGATTCTTGAACATTTCCTGAAAAGTAGACTGAAAGTTCCTTATCTCAAATATATCGGATCTATGAATGCCCAGAGAAGATCTGATGTTATCAATGAGTTTTATCGTGATCCTGAAAAGAGGATACTTTTGATATCTATGAAAGCGGGTAATTCAGGGCTAACATTGACATGCGCGAACCATGTAGTTATCGTTGATCCATTTTGGAACCCATACGTCGAAGAGCAAGCTCAGGATCGTTGTTATAGAATAAGTCAGacaaaaaaagtcaaaGTTCATAAActatttatcaaaaattctGTTGAAGATCGTATTTCTGAATTacagaaaaggaaaaaggaGATGGTCGATTCTGCCATGGATCCAggcaaaatcaaagaagtgAATAGTCTAGGACGTCGAGAATTGGGGTTTTTATTTGGTTTAAACgctctttga
- the THI72 gene encoding thiamine transporter (similar to Saccharomyces cerevisiae THI72 (YOR192C)) — MSFGTRISKFLRFLEIPVKDRACVNFLRNPDLQPIKSANQTWGFWSNFAYWGVLSFNVGMWVGGSSALTVGLSYSETIGAFIIADILTILFALANSCPGYDWKVGFTLAQRFVFGIYGSAFGIIIRILMSIVYYGSNAWLGGLCVNMILDSWSHHYLHLPNTLSSKVAMTTKELIGFIIFHVITAFCYFMKPYHMNYILIWSCVGTFFSMLGMVIYLTKNAHGVGELFTSTQSTVTGSAKAWAWVYTISYWYGSVSPGCTNQSDFSRFGSSNCAIWSGTIVALLLPATLIPVFGIIGASTCDKLYGQPFWMPMDIFNNWLTTNYSAGARAATFFCGFCFVMSQISYTISNCGFASGMDLAGLLPKYVDIKRGAIFAACVSWACLPWNFYNSSSTFLTVMSSFGVVMTPIITVMICDNFLIRKRQYSVTNAFVLNGEYYYTKGVNWRAVVAWVCGMAPGLPGIAWEVNNDYFHNTGIINFFYGDSFFSFLISFFVYWGLCIFFPFKITVKHDDKDYYGAFTDEEARKKGMVPYSEISEEEIRAYTLGGSYTTGQEYNPESSDDDLPELAKTSSENTKVFEIVHQKENEKESATSSEKAV; from the coding sequence ATGAGTTTTGGTACTAGAATCTCCAagtttttgagatttttaGAAATTCCTGTTAAAGATAGGGCCTGTGTTAATTTTCTGAGGAACCCTGATTTGCAACCTATCAAGTCTGCAAACCAAACATGGGGGTTCTGGTCTAATTTTGCGTATTGGGGTGTTCTGTCATTCAACGTGGGTATGTGGGTAGGTGGCTCATCTGCACTAACGGTTGGGTTGAGTTATTCAGAGACCATTGGTGCGTTTATCATTGCTGACATCTTGACCATTTTGTTTGCCTTGGCCAACTCTTGTCCCGGTTACGACTGGAAGGTCGGTTTCACTCTAGCTCAAAGATTCGTATTTGGGATTTACGGTTCAGCCTTTGgaatcatcatcagaatTTTAATGAGTATTGTCTATTATGGTTCCAATGCCTGGTTGGGTGGTCTTTGTGTAAACATGATATTAGATTCTTGGTCTCACCACTACTTGCATCTACCCAATACTTTGTCCTCGAAAGTTGCCATGACCACCAAGGAATTGATCGGCTTCATTATCTTCCATGTTATCACCGCGTTCTGTTACTTTATGAAACCATACCATATGAACTACATTTTGATTTGGTCGTGTGTTggtactttcttttcaatgttgGGTATGGTAATTTACTTGACCAAGAATGCTCATGGAGTTGGTGAATTGTTCACCTCCACTCAATCCACAGTCACTGGTTCTGCAAAAGCTTGGGCTTGGGTTTATACGATCTCGTACTGGTATGGTTCCGTTTCTCCAGGTTGCACCAATCAAAGTGATTTCTCAAGATTTGGTTCCTCTAACTGTGCTATCTGGTCTGGTACTATAGTTGCTTTACTACTACCAGCAACTTTGATTCCAGTCTTCGGTATCATTGGTGCTTCCACTTGTGATAAATTATATGGTCAACCATTTTGGATGCCTATGGATATCTTTAATAACTGGTTGACAACTAACTACTCTGCAGGTGCCCGTGCCGCTACATTTTTCTGTGGCTTTTGCTTTGTCATGTCTCAAATATCTTACACCATCTCCAACTGTGGATTTGCCAGTGGTATGGATTTGGCTGGTTTATTACCTAAGTACGTTGATATCAAGAGAGGTGCTATTTTTGCCGCATGCGTCTCCTGGGCATGTTTGCCATGGAACTTCTACAACTCCTCTTCCACTTTCTTAACTGTCATGAGTTCTTTCGGTGTTGTTATGACACCTATTATTACCGTCATGATCTGTGATAACTTCCTGATCAGGAAGAGACAATACTCCGTCACCAATGCCTTTGTTCTTAACGGTGAATACTACTACACTAAAGGTGTGAACTGGAGAGCTGTTGTGGCCTGGGTTTGTGGTATGGCTCCCGGTCTTCCCGGTATCGCGTGGGAAGTCAATAACGACTATTTCCACAACACTGGTAtcataaattttttctatggtgattctttcttctcctttttgatttcttttttcgtcTACTGGGGACTATGTATCTTCTTCCCATTCAAAATCACTGTTAAACatgatgataaagattACTATGGTGCATTTACCGACGAAGAGGCGAGAAAGAAGGGCATGGTTCCATACAGTGAAAtttctgaagaagaaatccGTGCTTATACGTTGGGCGGAAGTTACACCACTGGACAGGAATACAACCCTGAGAGCTCCGATGACGATCTACCTGAGTTAGCCAAAACTAGCTCAGAAAACACAAAAGTATTTGAAATCGTccatcaaaaagaaaatgaaaaggaatcCGCTACTTCCAGTGAAAAAGCTGTCTAA
- the PEX27 gene encoding Pex27p (similar to Saccharomyces cerevisiae PEX25 (YPL112C) and PEX27 (YOR193W); ancestral locus Anc_8.601), giving the protein MASDSVGTDISGSGSIERESDESWELLKREFNTLFSNLRIDNKVEHNLTDNEREISREPIVLQDRDDSDLPDRRSDAIITEAAHDRCFNQVSDSLKMKNSNFQKIQLSKLIFNSLEGKEVCSKIFQHTLGLLSLLLWRTKIRVPYFSSKVRYIILQLSLFRYCLRFGNFAIDVYRIIKKFHQLREMKKSHCQEGPFLFFLRKLRFRDIIETFYSLTDELILFHKLHSMFTKTNTLHTNTNRLIRCIKKQHYVLWEILNILAMNKSIQQWQQLIRDEIYLSMFNTSDNSIKDHNLKYELLANNKNILKLQKNNITLDFYKIILNLMSNLINIKGKREQFKAGLAYEIITAGSGVAELVRLWNQAKVTLMKQYTGAA; this is encoded by the coding sequence atgGCTTCTGATTCTGTTGGTACAGATATAAGTGGCTCCGGTTCGATAGAGAGAGAGTCTGACGAATCATGGGAGCTCTTGAAGAGAGAGTTTAATACATTATTCAGTAATTTGAGAATAGACAATAAAGTAGAACATAATCTTACCGACAACGAAAGAGAAATCAGTCGAGAGCCAATTGTTTTACAAGATCGTGACGACTCAGATTTACCGGATCGAAGAAGTGATGCTATTATCACTGAGGCTGCTCATGACAGATGCTTCAATCAAGTTTCTGATTctctgaaaatgaagaatagcaatttccaaaaaatccagctttcaaaacttattttcaattccCTTGAAGGCAAAGAAGTTTGTTCGAAAATCTTCCAACACACACTAGGCTTACTAAGTTTACTGCTATGGAGAACAAAGATACGAGTACCGTATTTTTCCTCAAAAGTACGATATATCATTCTGCAATTGAGTTTATTCCGATACTGTTTAAGATTTGGAAACTTTGCGATTGATGTTTATCgaattatcaaaaaatttcatcaattaagggaaatgaagaaatctCACTGCCAGGAGGGaccatttttattctttttaagaAAGCTTCGGTTTCGTGACATTATTGAAACCTTTTACAGTTTGACAGATGAGTTGATATTATTCCATAAGCTGCATTCAATGTTCACTAAAACGAACACGTTACATACAAATACCAATAGACTGATAAGGTGCATAAAAAAACAGCACTATGTCCTATGGGAAATTTTAAATATTCTTGCTATGAATAAGAGTATTCAACAATGGCAACAACTAATCAGAGATGAAATTTATTTGAGCATGTTCAATACCAGCGATAATTCCATAAAGGACCACAATTTAAAGTATGAACTACTTGCtaataacaaaaatatcttgaaattacagaaaaataatattacaTTGGATTTTTATAAGATAATACTGAACCTAATGTCTAATCTAATTAatatcaaaggaaaaagggAACAATTTAAAGCAGGGCTGGCTTACGAGATCATTACAGCTGGTTCCGGGGTTGCCGAGCTGGTGAGGCTTTGGAACCAAGCTAAAGTGACTCTGATGAAACAATACACAGGCGCTGCTTGA
- the TOA1 gene encoding transcription initiation factor IIA large subunit (similar to Saccharomyces cerevisiae TOA1 (YOR194C); ancestral locus Anc_8.603), with translation MSNAEASRAYEIIVESVVNEVREDFENAGIDEQTLQDLKNIWQKKLTETKVSTFSWDNQFNEGTVNGVQNDLNFNLATPNISSNEFNIKEENAGNEGLILPNINSNNNISHSGETNIDNSRGEVNNKPDTTSNANPGANTNVDANSGARIEVKPEIELTIENANINTVDHIDGEDEKKEEDVEKSRKEKEQIEQVKLQAKKEKRSALLDTDEVGSELDDSDDDYLISEGEEDGPDENLMLCLYDKVTRTKARWKCSLKDGVVTINRNDYTFQKAQVEAEWV, from the coding sequence ATGTCGAATGCAGAGGCCAGCAGAGCGTACGAAATTATTGTGGAATCGGTGGTGAACGAAGTGAGAgaggattttgaaaatgcaGGTATAGATGAACAAACTTTACAAGACCTGAAAAACATCTGGCAAAAAAAGCTCACAGAGACGAAAGTGTCCACTTTTTCATGGGATAATCAGTTCAATGAGGGAACCGTCAACGGTGTACAGaatgatttgaattttaaTCTTGCTACTCCCAATATAAGTTCTAACGAGTTCAATATCAAGGAGGAAAATGCTGGCAACGAAGGTTTAATTTTGCCAAACATCAATTccaataacaacatatcCCACTCTGGAGAGACTAATATTGATAATAGTAGAGGGGAAGTAAATAATAAACCAGATACCACCTCGAACGCGAACCCGGGCGCTAACACCAATGTAGACGCAAATAGTGGAGCCAGAATTGAAGTAAAACCTGAAATAGAATTAACAATTGAAAACGCTAATATAAATACTGTTGATCATATAGATGGTGAGGACGAGAAGAAGGAAGAGGATGTGGAGAAAAGTCGGAAGGAAAAGGAACAGATAGAGCAAGTTAAATTACAAgcaaagaaggaaaaaagaagtgcATTATTAGATACAGATGAGGTCGGCTCAGAACTAGATGATTCCGATGACGACTATCTAATCTCGGAGggtgaagaagatgggCCAGATGAGAATTTAATGCTGTGCCTATATGACAAAGTTACAAGGACAAAAGCAAGATGGAAATGTAGTTTGAAAGATGGTGTGGTTACCATCAATAGAAATGACTATACATTTCAAAAAGCTCAGGTGGAAGCAGAATGGGTATAA